The Polaribacter sp. KT25b genome contains the following window.
AACCGACGTCTGTTGTGCTTGATGTATAAACTTTAAAATAATTTAAGAGCCAAATAATGCCTAAACCAATCCAAAAAGCACCGTAAGTAGAAAAGGCAGCAAAACCAAAATTGTTTCCTGTTTTTTGTTCCATAAAACCAGCAATTAATTGTGCTAAACCGCCAAATATAAACGCCATTGCCACAATTGGTCCTAAGCCACACCAGCCTAAATTATGAAATTGTAAAAGTAAAGTTGTTAGTCCAAAGCCCGATAAACCTACTACTGCAGGATTACCTAATTTAATAGTACTCATAGTTTTATATTTAGTTGGTTAGTTATTATTGCTGTCTAATATAAGATTTTTATTAGTTTCTAAGTGCTTCTTTTTTAAAAGAATAGCGTATATTTATTTTAGAGAGTTCTCATATAAAAAAGATGGTTTTTAAAGCTTTTTTAATCGAATTGCATTTTCTAATTCTTTTGCTACTATTTTTTCGAGTTCATTTTGTTGAAATTCAAACCATGATTCTCTAAAAGTTGAAGCATCAATATGATGTTTAAATCGTTGAAATGATTTTTTCTTTTGGATGACATTTTTTAGAATTTGTTTCAATTCGATTTCTGGTAATTGATCTATAAAAAGTTCCATGAGTTTATAGGATTGAAAGCTTTCTAAAACTTCTATTTTTATGAAATCGGCTTTATGTTTCGCTATCTTTTCTAAATCGTCTTTAAAAATTTCTTGAAATTCTTCTTCATCAAATCCGATAGATGCGTTCGGGATTGTTACCAATTCTTCTGTTTTATAATTGTAATAAGAATCTTCTCCACAAGTAAGGTTTTGAGCAATCTCTTTTATGATTTTTGAGTTATGCATTTTGGAGTTTTGTTTTAGATTTAAGGTATTGGTGTTTAGGTTTTATTTAGAATAGTAGTATTTATTACTTTTTTATCAATGATTTGAATAATTTTACTCTGTTTGTATGTTTTCAACACCAAACCATTCAGTTATTTTATTCATTGCTGAATCTCCCATTTGAGAAAGAGCTAAAACGACTAAATTCTCTTTAGCTCTTGAACAAGAAACATAAAAAAGATTTTTAGTTCTTAATTTTCTGTCTTCTTTATCATCAGTGTCATTAAAGAATTTTTCAAAATTATATTTAGCAATCCAACTGGTATCATCAATTACAACTAAAACATTTCTATATTCTTCTCCTTTTGTTCCGTGTTTAGTTGAATACGAAGTTTGTTCTTGAATATGCTTAAAAGCACAAATTATCTCATTATAATTTATAAGCATAAATGAATCATAAAATACTTTATTTTTAGTTGCTCTCTTCTTTTCATCTTCATCAGTAATAGTAGTAATGTCGATATTTAGCTTTTCTATGAATTTTTGTAATTTTCTAGAAGGAAGCGACAATTTGTTTTCTTGGCAAAAATCAAAAACATCTTGAACTGTTCCAGTCTTTCTTAAAGTAATTAATTCTTTTAATTTACTTTCTATTTCTTTTTTATCAGAATGATTAGTCAGAGAACTAAAACTTCCTTGTTGTTTTAAATATTTTATAACTCTATTGTAATTTTTGTCTTCCCAAAAAGAAACTAAATGTTCAATTCCTGTTTCACGTTCTTTAGAAGTTTTTTTATCAATAGAACCCATAAAGTATGATGAAAATATATTTTCTCTTTTTAATAAAGCTTCTTTAGCACCTAAGGTGTATCTTTTAGTATAAATCTTATAAAGATTTAAGAAACCTGCTCTTTCTGCAACTTTGCTATTTGCAATTATTAAAATTTTGTCGTCTCCTAATTCTGAGAAATCCCAACCATTTTTTTCTAAACTTGACACCACACTATTGTAGTCTGAATCTTTTTTAGGTGCAATTCTTTCTTTATAATCTGCTACTTTTTCTTTTAGTTGCTTAGGAGCGTTTATACAATTAATAAATTGTACACTTCCTTTAAGACTCTCTTTACTTTCCGGTATTTTTTGTATTATGTTATCTCGTATGTTATTTAAAAGATTGACCACATTTTCAGAAGAACGATAATTATCATCTTTTGTTACGAGTTCAAGTTTGTTTGAATCAATATAAGTTTGCAATGAGCCAACACCTTCATCATAGATTTTTTGATAAGAATCTCCGTAGAAACCTATTAATAGTTTTGTTTTATTTCTTTCTAGTAGATAATTTACAATAGCATCAACTGTTTCACTTGCTGTGTCTTGATATTCGTCTATAAAAATATAAGGATACTTCTGACCTAGGATTTGAGTTAGAGTAGAATAATTTTTAAACATTTGTAACGACAAAGTTATTACATCATCGTGATGGATACTTCCTTGTTCAAAATCTCTATAACCACTGTCATCATATTTCACATCTGTTTTAATCCTGTCTTTTAATCCAGTTTTATATTTTTCAGGTTTTTTACTATTAGCAATCATAAACTCGTTTAAAACATCTAATTCAGTAATTAGTTGTTTGTTGAATCTTTTAATGCAATCCCATAAAAATTCGTGAATGGTAGAAACAATGACTAAAGGATTATTTTCAAGCCTTTCAATAATTTCATTTTTTGCAACATTAGTATAAGTAATACAAACAATTTTTTGATTGTTTAATTTGATGCTTTCTCCCTTAGTTGCTAAAACGTGATTTATGGTTTGAATTAATGTATATGTTTTTCCTGAACCTGCACCAGCTTCAAGTACATAGCTTTTATTTTCTATTATATGTTTTTTTATTTGTTCAATAGCTACCATCCTAATCTTTTTTAGCTAACCAAATCAA
Protein-coding sequences here:
- a CDS encoding acetate uptake transporter family protein yields the protein MSTIKLGNPAVVGLSGFGLTTLLLQFHNLGWCGLGPIVAMAFIFGGLAQLIAGFMEQKTGNNFGFAAFSTYGAFWIGLGIIWLLNYFKVYTSSTTDVGFYLVGFTLLTLIFWIGSLFIHAAMSITFTTLALGFILLDLAHFGFPEVTTLAAIVLIICAFSAWYMMASIVINDVAGREILKTGKPWIKKTSKLL
- a CDS encoding UPF0158 family protein yields the protein MHNSKIIKEIAQNLTCGEDSYYNYKTEELVTIPNASIGFDEEEFQEIFKDDLEKIAKHKADFIKIEVLESFQSYKLMELFIDQLPEIELKQILKNVIQKKKSFQRFKHHIDASTFRESWFEFQQNELEKIVAKELENAIRLKKL
- a CDS encoding UvrD-helicase domain-containing protein; amino-acid sequence: MVAIEQIKKHIIENKSYVLEAGAGSGKTYTLIQTINHVLATKGESIKLNNQKIVCITYTNVAKNEIIERLENNPLVIVSTIHEFLWDCIKRFNKQLITELDVLNEFMIANSKKPEKYKTGLKDRIKTDVKYDDSGYRDFEQGSIHHDDVITLSLQMFKNYSTLTQILGQKYPYIFIDEYQDTASETVDAIVNYLLERNKTKLLIGFYGDSYQKIYDEGVGSLQTYIDSNKLELVTKDDNYRSSENVVNLLNNIRDNIIQKIPESKESLKGSVQFINCINAPKQLKEKVADYKERIAPKKDSDYNSVVSSLEKNGWDFSELGDDKILIIANSKVAERAGFLNLYKIYTKRYTLGAKEALLKRENIFSSYFMGSIDKKTSKERETGIEHLVSFWEDKNYNRVIKYLKQQGSFSSLTNHSDKKEIESKLKELITLRKTGTVQDVFDFCQENKLSLPSRKLQKFIEKLNIDITTITDEDEKKRATKNKVFYDSFMLINYNEIICAFKHIQEQTSYSTKHGTKGEEYRNVLVVIDDTSWIAKYNFEKFFNDTDDKEDRKLRTKNLFYVSCSRAKENLVVLALSQMGDSAMNKITEWFGVENIQTE